Proteins from a genomic interval of Nautilia sp. PV-1:
- a CDS encoding HIT family protein, translating to MSCPLCNPSNENIIFQNDFLRVVLVDEIPGYIRIITQKHIKEFSDLNDEETAKIMLLLKQIEKVMIKTLNPDKINIAMLGNMVPHLHIHIIPRFINDPWWPGATFCTKIRDFNYPVTEEQIKNLTTAVKELNGK from the coding sequence ATGTCCTGCCCTCTGTGTAATCCGTCAAATGAAAACATTATTTTTCAAAATGATTTTTTAAGAGTTGTTTTAGTTGACGAAATTCCCGGATATATAAGAATAATCACACAAAAACATATTAAAGAATTCAGCGATTTAAATGACGAAGAAACCGCGAAAATTATGCTTTTGCTTAAACAAATTGAAAAAGTAATGATTAAAACTTTAAATCCTGACAAAATTAATATTGCAATGCTCGGCAACATGGTTCCTCACCTGCATATTCACATTATTCCGAGATTTATAAACGATCCATGGTGGCCCGGAGCAACTTTCTGTACTAAAATCAGGGATTTTAATTATCCTGTAACTGAAGAGCAGATTAAAAATTTAACAACAGCGGTAAAAGAGCTAAATGGTAAATAA
- the pyrE gene encoding orotate phosphoribosyltransferase, translating into MNVREIYENQGALLKGHFLLSSGKHSEYYLQSARVLEHPEIAQKLADELAKQIKEAGIEVDTVCSPAIGGLLAGYELARALGVRFIFTERVKGLMTLRRGFEVSKGEKILICEDIITTGGSAMEAAREVETRGAEVVAFAAIANRGVCKRVNGKSERKPECKLPADKPFFALDDFDFEVYDPQNCPMCKAGSTPVKPGSRGN; encoded by the coding sequence ATGAACGTAAGAGAAATATATGAAAACCAGGGAGCCCTTTTAAAAGGCCATTTTTTACTCAGCAGCGGTAAACACAGCGAATATTATCTTCAAAGCGCAAGAGTGCTTGAACATCCGGAAATTGCCCAAAAACTTGCGGATGAACTTGCAAAACAGATAAAAGAAGCTGGAATAGAAGTAGACACCGTATGTTCTCCGGCAATCGGAGGACTTCTTGCCGGATACGAGCTTGCACGGGCTCTTGGAGTCAGATTTATCTTTACCGAAAGAGTTAAGGGGTTAATGACTTTAAGAAGAGGATTTGAAGTAAGCAAAGGCGAAAAAATTTTAATCTGTGAAGACATCATTACAACCGGCGGAAGCGCAATGGAAGCCGCAAGGGAAGTCGAAACAAGAGGCGCCGAAGTAGTTGCGTTCGCAGCTATAGCAAACAGAGGCGTATGTAAAAGAGTTAACGGCAAAAGTGAAAGAAAACCGGAGTGCAAACTTCCTGCCGATAAACCGTTTTTTGCGTTAGACGATTTCGATTTTGAAGTTTACGATCCTCAAAACTGTCCTATGTGCAAAGCCGGAAGCACACCTGTTAAACCCGGCAGCAGAGGGAATTAA
- the secG gene encoding preprotein translocase subunit SecG, which yields MTGILFTIQIIIVVAIVILVLLQKSESMGLGAYSSSNNTVFGAKGPMNFLTKATMVLGLLFVLNTLTLVYLYNKQANTSALDEVKIKTTKQAPKTTPAVPSVPQAPTK from the coding sequence ATGACCGGTATATTATTCACAATCCAGATTATAATTGTTGTAGCTATAGTTATTTTAGTGTTACTTCAAAAATCTGAATCTATGGGGCTTGGCGCATATTCAAGCTCTAACAACACTGTCTTCGGGGCAAAAGGGCCTATGAACTTTTTAACAAAAGCCACTATGGTGCTTGGACTTCTGTTTGTTTTAAACACTCTTACTTTAGTTTATTTATATAACAAACAGGCAAATACTTCTGCTCTTGACGAAGTAAAAATCAAAACTACAAAGCAGGCTCCTAAAACTACTCCTGCGGTTCCGAGCGTACCTCAGGCTCCGACTAAATAA
- a CDS encoding ATP-binding protein, translating to MLPKKVHDRKTKLSFENTVISGPKAVGKTFLVFNFLENFNGKYKYVDFKDYREKNLDFDGYDLIIYDNFDFSAEIPPVTTFIISDKPLKIENFKQINLKALDFEEFFSFDNSQSITHSFDKFLKTGNFPRSLFLDDYFKEEYLKEQFELMPFNKEILKFYFAHIGEKFTLYQIYQILKKRIKISKDSFYKTTNELIEKKVIYEVNKFNSPKSPKKFYSYNFAFKNILTTRKNILLTFENIVFLELNEEEIYYKDTLSFYLPQKELGIMVMPFANEEVLEEKLKKVKDVKKIQVITISNEFEIKNKNFEVEVIPFWQWRFAE from the coding sequence TTGCTACCGAAAAAAGTTCACGACAGAAAAACTAAACTATCTTTTGAAAATACCGTAATATCCGGGCCTAAAGCAGTCGGAAAGACGTTTTTAGTATTCAATTTTTTAGAAAATTTCAACGGAAAATACAAATATGTAGATTTTAAAGATTACAGGGAAAAAAACCTGGATTTTGACGGATACGATTTAATTATATATGATAATTTTGATTTTTCGGCTGAAATTCCTCCGGTGACGACTTTCATAATCTCCGATAAACCTTTAAAGATTGAAAACTTTAAACAGATAAATTTAAAAGCTCTGGATTTTGAAGAGTTTTTTTCATTTGACAATTCACAAAGCATAACACACAGCTTTGACAAGTTTTTAAAAACGGGCAATTTCCCCAGAAGCCTGTTTTTAGACGATTATTTCAAAGAGGAATATTTAAAAGAACAGTTTGAGCTGATGCCTTTTAATAAAGAAATACTGAAATTTTATTTTGCCCATATAGGTGAAAAATTTACGCTTTATCAAATATACCAGATTTTAAAAAAACGTATCAAAATAAGCAAAGACAGTTTTTACAAAACGACAAACGAACTCATAGAAAAAAAAGTTATATACGAAGTAAATAAATTTAATTCGCCTAAATCGCCTAAAAAATTTTATTCATACAATTTTGCATTTAAAAATATTCTCACAACCAGAAAAAATATTCTTTTAACTTTTGAAAATATCGTATTTTTAGAATTAAATGAAGAAGAGATATATTATAAAGACACTCTCAGTTTTTATCTTCCTCAAAAAGAACTGGGAATTATGGTTATGCCGTTTGCAAATGAAGAGGTATTGGAAGAAAAACTGAAAAAAGTAAAAGACGTAAAAAAAATTCAGGTTATAACTATTTCAAACGAATTTGAAATAAAAAACAAAAATTTTGAAGTGGAGGTAATACCGTTTTGGCAATGGAGATTTGCGGAATAG
- a CDS encoding glucosaminidase domain-containing protein: MKRLISLALTLNLYGAFPDWYYKVKGTTQQKQAFVEIMLPLIQAENKKLEHLRKHIIDIFNDPFYLINPKKVAFLAKIAKIYKIKNITDKKEFLKKINTVPASLALAQAAIESGWGKSRFVREANNIFGHWEYSDKGLAPKSKYDDIQINYSLKIFPSLEASIAAYMKNLNRNPAYKSFRDLREKYSEENKTFTGLAAANTMINYSQKKEEYVKLLKQMIKNNKWSKYDK; this comes from the coding sequence TTGAAAAGACTTATTTCACTGGCACTGACCTTAAATTTATATGGAGCGTTTCCCGACTGGTACTATAAAGTCAAAGGAACTACGCAGCAAAAACAGGCTTTTGTCGAAATTATGCTGCCTCTTATTCAGGCAGAAAACAAAAAATTAGAACATTTAAGAAAGCACATAATAGATATTTTCAACGATCCTTTTTATCTTATAAATCCTAAAAAAGTGGCATTTTTGGCGAAAATCGCAAAAATATACAAAATTAAAAACATAACCGATAAAAAAGAATTCTTAAAAAAAATCAACACCGTTCCTGCTTCTTTGGCTCTGGCACAGGCAGCAATAGAAAGCGGCTGGGGCAAAAGCCGTTTTGTAAGAGAGGCCAATAATATTTTCGGACACTGGGAGTATTCGGACAAAGGTCTTGCACCGAAAAGCAAATATGATGACATACAAATAAATTATTCTTTAAAAATTTTTCCCTCGCTTGAAGCTTCAATAGCTGCATATATGAAAAACTTAAACCGAAATCCGGCATATAAATCATTCAGAGATTTAAGAGAAAAATACAGTGAAGAAAACAAAACCTTTACAGGACTTGCCGCTGCAAATACTATGATTAACTATTCTCAAAAAAAAGAAGAATATGTAAAACTTCTCAAACAGATGATAAAAAACAATAAATGGAGCAAATACGATAAATAA
- the frr gene encoding ribosome recycling factor → MMEEVFEFAKEHMEKSIEVLKKDLNTLRTGKVSIHVLDGVKVEYYGAPTPLNQVANVNAVDATTIVVSPWDKSIINDIERAIQEANVGANPNNDGDVIKLYFPPMTEEERKKQAKKAKEFAEKAKIAIRNIRREANDDIKKMFKDKEITEDDQKRGLDKVQEITDSYVEKVDEIVNKKIDDVMKV, encoded by the coding sequence ATAATGGAAGAAGTATTCGAGTTTGCCAAAGAGCATATGGAAAAGAGTATAGAAGTGCTTAAAAAAGATTTAAACACTCTTAGAACAGGAAAAGTTTCAATTCACGTTCTTGACGGTGTAAAAGTGGAATATTACGGAGCGCCGACTCCGCTTAATCAGGTGGCTAACGTAAACGCCGTAGACGCTACTACCATCGTAGTCAGTCCATGGGACAAATCAATTATCAACGATATCGAAAGAGCTATCCAGGAAGCAAACGTCGGTGCAAATCCGAATAATGACGGTGATGTAATTAAGCTTTATTTCCCTCCAATGACTGAAGAAGAGAGAAAAAAACAGGCTAAAAAAGCTAAAGAATTTGCAGAAAAAGCAAAAATAGCAATCAGAAATATCAGACGAGAAGCAAATGACGATATTAAAAAAATGTTTAAAGATAAAGAAATAACAGAAGACGATCAAAAAAGAGGACTTGACAAAGTTCAGGAAATTACGGATTCATATGTTGAAAAAGTTGACGAAATAGTTAACAAAAAAATCGATGACGTTATGAAAGTTTAA
- a CDS encoding mechanosensitive ion channel family protein: MSGFVTLAIAWGIKILGAVAIYIIGKWIAQVLTKLFRKMLERSNTDITLVKFLGDLVYFGLIVLVIIAALGTLGVNTTSFAAIIGAAGLAVGLALQGNIANFGAGVVILFLRPFKVGDFVEAGGAVGVVDQIGIFNTTFKTGDNRIIIVPNSNIIGGNITNYSREAIRRIDLVIGVGYEDDLKLVKSTLEEILNDHPKVLKDPAPAVALAELADSSVNFNVRPWVKSEDYWGVRSELLEKIKTTFDEKGINIPYPQMDVHVDNKAA, from the coding sequence ATGAGCGGATTCGTTACACTGGCCATAGCATGGGGGATTAAAATTCTCGGTGCCGTTGCCATATACATTATCGGTAAATGGATAGCACAAGTATTGACAAAACTGTTTAGAAAAATGCTTGAGCGTTCTAATACCGACATTACACTGGTTAAATTTTTAGGAGATTTGGTTTATTTCGGTTTAATCGTACTAGTAATAATTGCAGCCCTCGGAACTTTAGGGGTTAATACTACTTCATTTGCGGCAATTATAGGTGCTGCCGGTTTGGCTGTAGGTTTGGCTCTTCAGGGGAATATTGCCAATTTCGGTGCGGGAGTTGTGATTTTATTCTTAAGACCTTTTAAAGTAGGAGATTTTGTAGAAGCGGGTGGAGCAGTCGGAGTCGTTGACCAAATAGGTATTTTCAATACGACTTTTAAAACGGGTGATAACAGAATAATAATCGTTCCTAATTCAAATATTATTGGAGGAAATATTACAAACTATTCAAGAGAAGCTATAAGAAGAATAGATCTTGTTATAGGTGTAGGTTACGAAGACGATCTTAAACTTGTAAAAAGCACTCTGGAAGAAATTTTAAACGACCACCCAAAAGTTCTAAAAGATCCGGCTCCAGCTGTAGCACTTGCGGAACTTGCTGACAGCAGTGTAAACTTTAACGTAAGACCTTGGGTCAAAAGCGAAGATTACTGGGGTGTAAGAAGCGAACTTCTTGAAAAAATCAAAACAACATTTGACGAAAAAGGAATTAATATCCCTTATCCTCAAATGGACGTTCATGTAGACAACAAAGCGGCTTAA
- a CDS encoding polysaccharide deacetylase family protein — protein sequence MKYLFLFFLPLWLFAEAHLFVLHRIDDNRHPYTNTSSQELVKYFKYIHSHGYKAVKLSTLIKMKEKHENIDKIVVFTIDDSYKSFYKNGLPLFIKYHIPFTLFVYGKATTEHWGDFMSWKEVKECAKYGELGVHSWAHPHLAMLNNKQIIADTNKAINAFKKYIGYVPDMYAYPYGEYNERVKKVINSFFPVIANQNAGAFGLTSPVNDIDRIALTGKVNIADKLKLKILHIKNLKIERNKNTITKISGYTDKPYVNIYITKLGWKGVKVKKGYFEYKPNFTLKKYRNRVIIRYNYKIVSKLILKEE from the coding sequence ATGAAATATCTGTTTTTATTTTTTCTGCCGCTTTGGCTTTTTGCCGAAGCGCATCTGTTCGTTCTGCACAGAATAGACGATAACCGCCATCCTTATACTAATACATCGTCGCAGGAATTAGTTAAATATTTTAAATACATACACTCCCACGGATACAAAGCGGTCAAACTTTCAACACTTATAAAAATGAAAGAAAAACACGAAAATATAGATAAAATCGTTGTTTTCACCATTGACGACTCTTATAAAAGTTTTTATAAAAACGGACTTCCGCTGTTTATTAAATACCATATTCCTTTTACACTTTTTGTTTACGGCAAAGCAACCACCGAACACTGGGGCGACTTTATGAGCTGGAAAGAAGTTAAAGAATGTGCGAAATACGGGGAACTCGGGGTTCACAGCTGGGCACACCCGCATTTGGCGATGCTGAACAATAAACAGATAATTGCAGACACCAATAAAGCGATAAACGCATTTAAAAAATACATCGGATACGTTCCCGACATGTACGCTTACCCGTATGGAGAATACAACGAAAGGGTTAAAAAAGTTATTAATTCTTTTTTCCCTGTTATAGCCAATCAAAACGCAGGTGCGTTCGGTTTAACTTCACCTGTAAACGATATCGACAGAATTGCCCTTACCGGAAAAGTAAATATAGCGGATAAACTGAAACTGAAAATACTTCACATTAAAAATCTAAAAATAGAAAGAAACAAAAACACAATTACTAAAATAAGCGGCTATACAGACAAACCCTACGTAAACATATACATTACCAAACTCGGGTGGAAAGGCGTAAAAGTCAAAAAAGGATATTTTGAATATAAACCTAATTTCACACTAAAAAAATACAGAAACAGGGTTATCATAAGATATAATTATAAAATAGTTTCAAAATTAATCTTAAAGGAGGAATAA
- a CDS encoding ribonuclease HII: MEICGIDEAGRGPIAGPLVVAGCIFKIENGELKIENYLEMLNDSKKLSAKKREELFEIIKETCEYHIVFIDNVTIDKKGLSFAIKSALSEIKEILKASKYLFDGNSNFGVSGIETIIKGDSKIKQISAASILAKVSRDKYMLEIADKYPMYNFKKHKGYITQEHIEEIKKNGFSDIHRKSYRLKALEPTLF; this comes from the coding sequence ATGGAGATTTGCGGAATAGACGAAGCGGGAAGAGGGCCTATTGCGGGACCCCTTGTCGTAGCGGGATGCATTTTTAAAATTGAGAATGGAGAATTGAAAATTGAGAATTATTTAGAAATGTTAAACGACTCGAAAAAACTCAGCGCAAAAAAAAGAGAGGAGCTTTTTGAGATTATTAAAGAAACGTGTGAATATCATATAGTTTTTATCGATAACGTAACGATTGATAAAAAAGGGCTTTCTTTTGCAATTAAATCGGCTTTATCCGAAATAAAAGAAATACTGAAAGCCTCGAAATACCTGTTTGACGGAAATTCCAATTTCGGAGTAAGCGGTATTGAAACAATAATCAAAGGCGATTCCAAAATCAAACAGATAAGCGCTGCGAGCATATTGGCCAAAGTCAGCCGGGATAAATATATGCTTGAAATTGCCGATAAATATCCTATGTACAATTTTAAAAAACATAAAGGTTATATTACGCAGGAACATATCGAAGAAATTAAAAAGAACGGTTTTAGCGATATTCACAGAAAAAGCTACAGATTAAAAGCACTTGAGCCTACACTTTTTTAA
- a CDS encoding MFS transporter gives MVNKTFIALSLFYFLFFSLIGDYVIFMPKFFKQIGFSAAEIGIIFSMLPIARFITPFIYLKKPLTKLDYISALIVSTFASFLLLTQNFYLILAAFFLIGVSFSVVFPYIEAIAIEKLKEKYGKTRVYGSIGFMLFGIVFSYINGNLVWLFIILMILTNITALYFLRDTEIKKSSSSINFLKEWKFWLAVIFLQISFGGFYNFFTIYNLNHGIPKEYIGWLWAIGVTAEIAIFIFQHRFIKNFKPSFLLKISILLTSFRWFTLYLFPGNLIMVALSQLIHAFSFAIFHTSALLYISKHYTNKTLAQQFYAGIAYGMSAFLGSILSGVLYGENLFLYESIIVFFGFLIML, from the coding sequence ATGGTAAATAAAACATTTATAGCTCTTAGCCTGTTTTATTTTCTTTTTTTTTCGCTTATCGGGGATTATGTTATTTTTATGCCCAAATTTTTTAAACAGATAGGTTTCAGCGCGGCTGAAATAGGTATAATATTTTCAATGCTTCCGATAGCCAGATTTATTACTCCTTTTATTTATCTTAAAAAACCTTTAACAAAACTTGATTATATTTCAGCGCTGATTGTTTCTACATTTGCGTCATTTTTGCTTTTAACTCAAAATTTTTATCTGATATTGGCCGCATTTTTTCTAATTGGAGTCAGTTTCAGTGTTGTATTCCCGTATATTGAAGCGATTGCTATAGAAAAGCTTAAAGAAAAATATGGAAAAACAAGGGTATACGGCAGTATAGGTTTTATGCTTTTTGGAATAGTGTTCTCTTATATAAACGGCAATCTTGTCTGGCTTTTCATTATTCTTATGATTTTGACTAATATTACGGCTTTATACTTTTTAAGAGATACGGAAATAAAAAAATCTTCCTCTTCTATTAATTTTCTCAAAGAATGGAAATTTTGGCTGGCTGTTATATTTTTACAGATAAGTTTCGGAGGATTTTACAATTTCTTCACTATTTACAATCTAAACCACGGTATACCTAAAGAATACATCGGATGGCTATGGGCTATAGGCGTAACGGCCGAAATAGCCATTTTTATATTCCAGCACAGGTTTATTAAAAATTTCAAACCGTCGTTTCTTCTTAAGATTTCTATTTTGCTTACTTCATTCAGATGGTTTACACTTTATCTGTTTCCCGGAAATCTGATAATGGTAGCTCTTTCTCAGCTTATACATGCGTTTTCGTTTGCTATTTTTCATACTTCCGCACTTTTATATATTTCAAAACATTATACAAACAAAACCCTCGCCCAGCAGTTTTATGCAGGTATTGCTTACGGTATGTCCGCTTTTCTTGGAAGTATTCTTTCAGGTGTTTTATATGGAGAAAATCTGTTTTTATATGAAAGCATAATAGTGTTTTTTGGATTTTTGATTATGTTATAA
- a CDS encoding D-2-hydroxyacid dehydrogenase produces the protein MKIVFLDALTLGDVDFERFKNLGEIEIYQTTNPDETLERVKDADIVVSNKVVIDRYIMDNSNIKFIQIAATGMNNVDLEYASKKGIIVKNVAGYSTKAVIQHTFALVLGLLNKICYFDKYTKEEYPNSEIFTHIQNWFEISGKRWGIIGLGEIGRGVAEIAESFGADVVYYSTSGKNRNSRYKRVDLTELLSSSDIISIHAPLNDNTKNLLNYEKLSLIKPGCVIVNLGRGGIINEKDLAEILKQKNILAGLDVFEKEPLNADSPLLEVKDKLLLTPHVAWTSIEARNKLMDGIYKNIEEFVKQSGN, from the coding sequence ATGAAAATAGTTTTTTTAGATGCATTAACATTGGGAGATGTGGATTTTGAAAGATTTAAAAATTTGGGAGAAATTGAAATTTATCAGACAACTAATCCGGATGAAACACTCGAAAGAGTAAAAGACGCCGATATAGTGGTGAGCAATAAAGTAGTAATTGACAGATATATTATGGATAATTCTAATATAAAATTTATTCAGATAGCGGCAACCGGTATGAATAATGTTGATTTGGAATATGCATCCAAAAAAGGAATTATTGTAAAAAACGTTGCCGGGTATTCCACCAAAGCAGTAATACAGCATACGTTTGCACTGGTTTTGGGGCTTTTAAATAAAATATGCTATTTTGATAAGTATACTAAGGAAGAATATCCGAACAGTGAAATTTTCACACATATACAGAACTGGTTTGAAATCTCAGGAAAAAGATGGGGAATCATAGGACTTGGAGAAATAGGAAGAGGAGTGGCTGAAATTGCCGAAAGTTTCGGTGCGGATGTTGTATATTATTCAACAAGCGGAAAAAACAGAAACAGCAGATATAAGAGGGTTGATTTAACAGAGCTTTTATCTTCCAGTGATATAATTTCTATTCACGCTCCTTTAAACGATAATACTAAAAATCTTTTAAACTATGAAAAGCTGTCTTTAATAAAACCCGGTTGCGTTATTGTTAATCTCGGAAGAGGAGGTATTATTAACGAAAAAGATTTGGCTGAAATATTGAAACAAAAAAATATATTGGCAGGACTTGACGTTTTTGAAAAAGAGCCTTTAAATGCAGACAGCCCGCTTTTAGAGGTTAAGGATAAACTGCTGTTAACGCCTCATGTTGCCTGGACGAGTATTGAAGCAAGAAATAAACTGATGGATGGAATTTATAAAAATATTGAGGAATTTGTAAAACAAAGCGGAAATTAA
- a CDS encoding methyltransferase domain-containing protein, with amino-acid sequence MENGTLKSFDRFAHTYGEYNVIQKRIIKKYLSLVKDRIVDLGCGSEGLCKYKNFEFYLGIDSSEEMLKRNPCNSLKADFNTKECFELIKKYKFDQIVSFSALQWSKDLNFVFGEIRKLNRDFLLAVFTSNTFKTLHRFLNIKSPIFSKEDILKSAGILNPKEVEILNYEMTFTNPKELLEYIKYSGVGGNVKANPVKIKNFLKQFPVNYLEFEVIVIR; translated from the coding sequence ATGGAAAACGGAACATTGAAAAGCTTTGACAGGTTTGCTCATACATACGGAGAATACAACGTAATACAGAAAAGAATAATAAAAAAATATCTTTCTTTAGTAAAAGACAGGATAGTTGATCTTGGATGCGGCAGTGAAGGACTGTGCAAATATAAAAATTTTGAATTTTATCTTGGAATCGATTCTTCGGAAGAGATGTTAAAAAGAAATCCATGCAATTCATTAAAAGCCGATTTTAATACAAAAGAGTGTTTTGAACTTATAAAGAAATACAAATTTGATCAGATTGTTTCATTTTCCGCACTTCAGTGGTCTAAAGATTTAAATTTTGTATTTGGAGAAATCAGAAAATTAAATAGGGATTTTCTGCTTGCTGTTTTTACTTCAAATACTTTTAAAACGCTTCATCGTTTTCTTAATATAAAATCTCCGATTTTTTCAAAAGAAGACATACTCAAAAGCGCAGGCATACTGAATCCTAAAGAAGTGGAAATTTTAAATTACGAAATGACTTTCACTAATCCTAAAGAACTTTTGGAGTATATAAAATATTCGGGTGTCGGAGGCAATGTAAAGGCAAATCCCGTAAAAATAAAAAACTTTTTAAAACAGTTTCCGGTTAATTATTTGGAGTTTGAGGTGATTGTAATCAGGTAA